A genomic region of Sander vitreus isolate 19-12246 chromosome 11, sanVit1, whole genome shotgun sequence contains the following coding sequences:
- the acp6 gene encoding lysophosphatidic acid phosphatase type 6 has product MRSLWTKAGVLGSMSMAFGSLLWSQKKTEPDQAGSSCSSADTNLSSHYELKLVQVLFRHGARTPLKSIPDVIEAQWVPTLLEPPAHTHINYEVTDLHGGPRPPAPVEDSYRKNILNGGTFPGQLTTVGMQQLYELGKRLRKRYIEEIPFLSSTFSPAEVYVRSTNIVRTIESAKCLVAGLFEQKQQEIVPILTTEAESEILYPNYHGCKLLKLLASHRWAESSTLPDIAADLQSIQSALGIAAHQHIDFILIRDDMVARETHGLPCPSVLDTWRNKVEQRAVDMIYHVYEPSNRENLQLCVGPLLQTLLANIEEKLGDISSEPKRKLFLYSAHDTTLIPCLMSLGIFDMRWPPYAADITLELHQHRQTNRSFVKVSYVGEDQLIPGCSGVYCPLEEFKQVLSAYSLSSELYHSLCNSTEGLTEP; this is encoded by the exons ATGAGGAGTCTTTGGACCAAAGCAGGTGTTTTAGGTTCGATGTCAATGGCTTTTGGTTCACTACTGTGGTCACAGAAGAAGACTGAACCGGACCAGGCTGGTTCCAGTTGCTCATCTGCTGACACAAATCTCAGTTCTCACTATGAACTTAAACTGGTCCAAGTCCTGTTCCGACATGGCGCTCGAACACCACTGAAGTCAATACCTGATGTGATAGAG GCCCAATGGGTGCCAACGCTCTTGGAGcctccagcacacacacacatcaactaTGAAGTGACAGATCTTCATGGTGGCCCCAGACCCCCAGCTCCTGTAGAAGACAGCTATCGGAAAAACATACTGAAC GGTGGCACGTTCCCCGGTCAGCTGACCACAGTGGGCATGCAGCAGCTGTATGAGCTAGGCAAGAGGCTGAGGAAGAGATACATTGAGGAGATTCCTTTCCTTAGCTCAACCTTTAGCCCAGCTGAGGTCTA tGTGCGCTCCACTAACATTGTAAGGACCATTGAATCTGCCAAGTGCCTGGTAGCAGGGCTGTTTGAGCAAAAACAACAAG AAATTGTGCCTATATTAACAACGGAGGCAGAATCTGAAATCCTGTATCCTAACTACCATGGATGCAAGCTGCTCAAACTCCTTGCCAG CCACCGCTGGGCAGAGTCGTCCACGCTGCCAGACATTGCAGCAGATCTGCAGAGCATCCAGAGCGCGTTGGGCATTGCTGCTCACCAGCACATTGACTTCATCCTCATTAGGGACGACATGGTTGCCAGAGAG ACGCACGGCCTGCCCTGCCCATCAGTGCTGGACACCTGGAGGAATAAAGTGGAACAGAGAGCTGTGGACATGATCTACCATGTGTATGAACCCAGCAACAG GGAGAACTTACAGCTGTGTGTGGGACCCCTCCTGCAGACATTGTTGGCCAACATTGAGGAGAAACTAGGGGACATCTCATCAGAGCCAAAAAG GAAGTTGTTTTTGTACTCTGCACATGACACTACTTTGATACCCTGTCTGATGTCTCTGGGGATTTTTGACATGAGATGGCCACCATATGCTGCCGATATCACTCTGGAGCTGCACCAACACCGGCAGACCAACAGGTCCTTTGTTAAAGTGTCATACGTAGGCGAG GATCAACTTATACCAGGGTGTAGTGGAGTCTACTGCCCCCTGGAGGAGTTCAAACAAGTCCTCTCAGCATACTCCCTGAGCTCTGAACTCTACCACTCGCTTTGTAACAGCACAGAGGGCTTGACCGAACCCTGA